One Mucilaginibacter ginkgonis genomic region harbors:
- a CDS encoding replication-associated recombination protein A has translation MNNLPPLAERMRPKSLDNYVGQQHLVGPGAVLRKAIESGSLPSMIFWGPPGVGKTTLAYIISQSLYRPFFSLSAINSGVKDVREVIEKASLLKQEGETLPILFIDEIHRFSKSQQDSLLGAVERGIVTLIGATTENPSFEVISALLSRCQVYILQHLEEQDLLDLLKKAQKEDVVLSKKKITIKEHEALLRLSGGDARKLLNIFELLINAFDTRNITITNDVVLDHVQQNMALYDKTGEQHYDIISAFIKSMRGSDPNGAIYWLARMLTGGEDPLFIARRMLILASEDIGNANPNALLLAQSCFEAVNKIGMPESQLILSQTVIYLATSPKSNSATTAIGAAMALVKQTGDLPVPLHLRNAPTKLMKNIGYGKNYKYAHTFENNFIDQDFLPEAVRGTKLYEPGNNARENEAKEKLKKLWGKRYGY, from the coding sequence ATGAATAACCTACCACCGCTGGCAGAACGGATGCGGCCTAAGTCGCTCGACAATTATGTAGGTCAGCAGCATCTGGTTGGTCCTGGTGCGGTGCTCCGTAAAGCGATCGAGTCGGGATCGCTGCCGTCAATGATCTTTTGGGGGCCGCCCGGGGTTGGTAAAACCACTTTGGCTTACATCATTTCGCAGAGCCTTTACAGGCCATTCTTTTCGCTTAGTGCCATAAATTCCGGGGTGAAAGATGTGCGCGAAGTAATTGAAAAGGCATCGTTGCTTAAGCAGGAGGGTGAGACCTTGCCGATTTTGTTTATAGATGAGATACACCGATTTTCAAAGTCACAGCAGGACTCACTTTTAGGGGCGGTTGAACGTGGCATTGTTACGCTGATAGGCGCGACAACGGAGAACCCTTCTTTCGAAGTAATATCGGCTTTGCTATCGCGATGCCAGGTTTACATTTTGCAGCATCTGGAAGAGCAGGACTTGCTTGATTTGCTAAAGAAAGCGCAAAAGGAAGATGTAGTCCTTAGCAAAAAGAAGATTACAATAAAAGAGCATGAAGCGTTACTGCGGCTCTCAGGCGGTGATGCGCGCAAATTGCTGAATATATTCGAGTTACTCATCAATGCTTTTGATACCAGGAACATCACCATCACGAACGATGTAGTTCTGGACCATGTGCAGCAAAATATGGCGCTGTATGACAAAACGGGAGAGCAACATTACGACATTATATCGGCATTCATCAAATCTATGCGTGGCAGTGACCCCAACGGCGCGATATACTGGCTGGCCCGGATGCTTACCGGCGGTGAAGACCCGCTTTTTATTGCCCGCAGGATGCTGATCTTAGCATCAGAGGACATTGGCAACGCTAACCCGAACGCCCTATTGCTTGCCCAAAGCTGTTTCGAGGCGGTCAACAAAATCGGTATGCCGGAATCGCAATTGATTCTTTCGCAAACTGTTATATACCTGGCAACCTCTCCTAAAAGTAATTCGGCTACAACGGCTATCGGCGCCGCTATGGCTTTGGTAAAGCAAACCGGAGACCTGCCCGTGCCGCTGCACCTACGTAACGCGCCAACCAAGCTGATGAAGAACATTGGCTACGGCAAGAACTATAAATACGCACATACTTTTGAAAATAACTTTATAGACCAGGATTTTCTTCCGGAGGCTGTTAGGGGAACCAAACTATACGAACCGGGCAACAATGCACGGGAAAACGAAGCCAAAGAGAAACTAAAGAAGCTTTGGGGGAAAAGGTATGGGTATTAA
- a CDS encoding KTSC domain-containing protein — MPSSVVAHMDYNEQSKNLRITYTSGMVYDYKDVPQREYNQMLAAQSKGQYLNYHIKGKYKYRKVG; from the coding sequence ATGCCGTCGAGCGTTGTGGCACACATGGATTACAATGAGCAATCAAAAAATTTGCGCATTACTTATACCAGCGGGATGGTGTATGATTATAAGGATGTGCCGCAAAGGGAGTATAATCAAATGCTTGCAGCCCAATCAAAAGGGCAATATTTAAACTACCATATTAAGGGTAAGTACAAATACAGAAAAGTTGGATAG
- a CDS encoding c-type cytochrome, protein MKALKVIGIILSALIVIIIAAGTFVKVALPNTGKAPKIKIERTAERIKRGDYLANHVSVCMDCHSTRDWGSYAGPMIGGLGAGGEKFDQQMGFPGKFYAPNITPYKLANWTDGEIYRALTTGVNNNGKALFPLMPWEHVGLMDREDVYSIIAYLRTLPAINKDVPAPQLDFPVNFIVNTMPHKANPGKLPAESDSVKYGGYLVNAAGCVDCHSKVDHGAKIAGTEFGGGMEFKQPAGVLTSANITPDTETGIGTWTKEMFVQRFKSLDGKAATARKLGKGDVNTVMPWYMYAGMKPTDLGAIYAYLHSLKPIKNKVVKFKRS, encoded by the coding sequence ATGAAAGCACTAAAAGTGATCGGTATCATCCTTTCCGCATTAATTGTAATTATCATTGCCGCTGGTACCTTTGTGAAGGTTGCGCTTCCTAATACTGGCAAAGCCCCTAAAATAAAAATAGAACGTACTGCCGAGCGTATTAAACGGGGTGACTATCTGGCTAACCATGTTTCGGTATGTATGGACTGCCACAGTACGCGCGACTGGGGTTCATACGCAGGACCTATGATAGGTGGCCTTGGCGCCGGAGGTGAAAAATTTGATCAGCAAATGGGTTTCCCGGGCAAGTTTTATGCACCTAACATTACCCCTTACAAGTTAGCCAACTGGACAGACGGAGAAATTTATCGCGCATTAACCACCGGCGTTAACAACAACGGCAAAGCGTTATTCCCCCTTATGCCCTGGGAGCACGTTGGCTTGATGGACCGGGAAGACGTCTACAGCATCATTGCTTACCTGCGCACCCTACCTGCCATTAATAAAGATGTGCCTGCGCCACAATTGGATTTTCCGGTGAATTTTATCGTCAACACAATGCCGCATAAGGCGAACCCGGGAAAGTTACCGGCAGAAAGTGATAGTGTAAAATATGGTGGCTACCTGGTGAATGCAGCAGGGTGCGTTGACTGCCATAGTAAAGTTGACCACGGCGCAAAAATTGCAGGAACGGAATTCGGCGGCGGAATGGAGTTTAAGCAGCCTGCAGGTGTGTTAACCTCAGCCAATATTACGCCTGATACGGAAACCGGCATCGGTACCTGGACCAAAGAGATGTTTGTGCAGCGGTTTAAATCACTTGACGGGAAAGCGGCAACAGCAAGAAAATTAGGTAAAGGTGATGTGAATACCGTGATGCCCTGGTACATGTATGCCGGTATGAAGCCAACTGACCTTGGCGCAATTTACGCTTACCTGCACAGCCTGAAGCCGATAAAAAACAAAGTCGTAAAATTTAAAAGATCCTAA
- a CDS encoding 4'-phosphopantetheinyl transferase family protein codes for MLSIGNDIVDLNFIDPERTGSIKFYSKILSKAEQDQYQRLPTDTISFVNYVWMLWSAKEAVYKLQKRHQSGLIFSPTTLELEFLEFSQEQNATSGIRSWYKFVHYADTDEILCQTIITQNFIHTVAASSFNADDVLIDVQQIDTTEYLHQSAAVRSLLARKLVEMMPGANISFSKKPAGYPVILNDGLDTGLIASFAHHGNYVAYAIINCK; via the coding sequence ATGCTTAGCATCGGCAACGACATTGTCGATCTAAACTTCATTGATCCGGAACGCACGGGCAGTATTAAATTTTACTCCAAAATACTTTCAAAAGCCGAACAGGACCAATATCAAAGACTGCCGACCGATACCATTTCCTTTGTCAACTATGTTTGGATGCTTTGGTCTGCTAAAGAAGCTGTTTACAAGCTACAGAAACGGCATCAATCCGGACTGATTTTTTCGCCCACCACTTTAGAACTGGAATTTTTAGAATTTAGCCAAGAGCAAAATGCCACGAGTGGCATACGTTCATGGTATAAATTTGTCCACTATGCCGATACCGATGAAATTCTATGCCAAACCATCATCACCCAAAATTTTATTCATACAGTGGCTGCCTCGTCATTTAACGCTGATGACGTTCTCATCGATGTTCAGCAAATTGACACTACTGAATATTTACATCAATCTGCCGCGGTAAGATCACTGCTTGCTCGTAAATTAGTGGAAATGATGCCGGGAGCAAATATTTCTTTTTCAAAAAAGCCTGCCGGTTACCCTGTTATCTTAAACGATGGCTTAGACACCGGCCTAATCGCTTCATTTGCTCACCATGGCAATTACGTAGCTTACGCAATAATAAACTGTAAATAA
- a CDS encoding acyl carrier protein: protein MTRTEILEELKKVLNPYTTEKEALANINEETDLIKDLKINSANLVDIIIDAENNYSIEIDYDSADKMTNVGSCIDVISEKMAQ from the coding sequence ATGACGAGAACAGAGATACTTGAAGAGTTAAAAAAAGTACTGAATCCTTATACTACTGAGAAAGAGGCACTGGCTAACATTAACGAAGAAACCGACCTTATTAAAGACCTGAAGATCAACTCTGCAAATTTGGTAGACATCATTATCGATGCAGAGAATAATTATAGCATCGAGATAGATTACGATTCTGCAGATAAGATGACTAACGTGGGCAGCTGCATCGACGTTATTTCAGAAAAAATGGCGCAGTAA
- a CDS encoding beta-ketoacyl-[acyl-carrier-protein] synthase family protein yields MSRRVVVTGMGVVSPNGVGIPAFLDAIQQGKSGIRFVPHYEELRFSCQVAGVPPFDWEMLRDYISEVSFYGLKARGIGYGLVAAIDAWKDAGLSTETEEPIWDTGCIFGNSVADTEAMKNVITRVDNKEAKKLGSRVVEQSMNSGVTSYISGRLGLANSVITNSAACATGTQAILMGYDHIKAGYAKRMLVGSAEYVDTYVFGSFDSMRVLSRKFNDEPEKASRPMSASAGGFVPGSGAGALVIEDLEYALARGAKIYAEILGGSNNSGGQRQGGSMTAPNPAGVTRCIEEAIERSGIDPKHIDAISGHLTATMADRQEIQNWCTALGRSGDDFPYVNSLKSMIGHSLSAAGSIESIAAILQIVHGFVHPNINLEDPNPGISELISTKSLPTKMVKTPINFVAKANFGFGDVNSCLIFSKFDN; encoded by the coding sequence GTGAGCAGGCGGGTTGTTGTTACGGGTATGGGTGTTGTATCGCCGAATGGTGTAGGGATACCTGCTTTTTTAGATGCGATACAGCAAGGCAAGTCGGGCATTAGGTTTGTACCGCATTACGAAGAGTTAAGGTTTAGCTGCCAGGTTGCTGGGGTGCCGCCGTTTGACTGGGAAATGCTGCGTGATTATATATCTGAAGTAAGCTTTTACGGTTTAAAGGCACGGGGCATTGGATATGGGTTAGTTGCCGCAATAGATGCCTGGAAAGATGCCGGCTTATCTACGGAAACAGAAGAACCAATCTGGGACACCGGTTGCATTTTTGGCAACAGCGTTGCTGATACCGAGGCAATGAAAAACGTGATCACCCGCGTTGACAACAAAGAAGCAAAAAAATTAGGATCGCGCGTGGTGGAGCAATCCATGAACAGTGGTGTTACCTCATATATCTCGGGTAGGTTGGGTTTGGCAAATTCAGTAATTACCAACTCTGCCGCCTGTGCTACAGGCACTCAAGCCATCTTGATGGGTTATGACCATATTAAAGCGGGCTACGCCAAACGTATGCTGGTAGGGAGCGCAGAATACGTAGATACCTATGTATTCGGTTCTTTCGACTCGATGCGGGTTTTATCCAGAAAATTCAATGACGAGCCGGAAAAAGCGTCACGGCCAATGAGTGCCAGCGCCGGCGGATTTGTACCAGGATCGGGTGCGGGTGCTCTAGTCATTGAAGATCTGGAATATGCCCTTGCACGTGGCGCAAAGATATATGCCGAGATACTGGGCGGCAGTAACAACAGCGGTGGCCAGCGCCAGGGAGGGTCCATGACAGCCCCGAACCCCGCCGGTGTTACGCGTTGTATAGAAGAAGCAATTGAAAGATCGGGTATAGATCCCAAACATATAGATGCCATAAGCGGGCACTTGACAGCAACAATGGCCGACAGGCAGGAGATACAAAATTGGTGTACAGCATTAGGCCGCAGCGGTGACGATTTTCCTTACGTGAATTCGCTTAAATCAATGATAGGCCATAGCCTTAGTGCCGCAGGTTCTATTGAAAGTATAGCGGCAATTTTGCAGATAGTGCATGGTTTTGTGCATCCTAATATCAATCTGGAAGACCCAAATCCGGGTATTAGTGAACTGATCAGTACTAAAAGTTTGCCAACTAAAATGGTGAAAACACCAATAAATTTCGTTGCAAAAGCTAACTTTGGCTTTGGCGATGTAAACAGCTGCCTTATTTTTTCAAAATTTGACAACTAA
- a CDS encoding 3-hydroxyacyl-ACP dehydratase FabZ family protein: MYKNILNLLPYKSSFRFVDHIYSLDTDGVSGDYTLREDAFFYEDHFVGNPVTPGVIITEIMAQIGLVVLGIFLIMHEGDVYDASDEPMFPLLTSTDVAFNKVVLPGQKVIVNSKKVYFRFGKLKCDVEMLDTKGELIARGIFSGIIKNAGFKK, translated from the coding sequence ATGTACAAAAACATACTAAACCTTCTACCTTATAAATCGTCTTTTAGGTTCGTAGACCATATTTACTCTTTGGATACTGACGGAGTGAGCGGCGATTACACCCTGAGAGAAGATGCCTTTTTTTACGAGGACCATTTTGTAGGCAACCCGGTTACACCGGGTGTCATCATCACAGAGATTATGGCACAAATAGGGCTTGTGGTACTGGGGATATTTTTAATCATGCATGAAGGCGATGTGTATGATGCGAGTGATGAGCCAATGTTTCCATTACTCACGTCGACAGATGTCGCTTTCAATAAAGTGGTTCTTCCGGGTCAAAAAGTGATCGTGAACTCAAAGAAAGTATATTTCAGGTTTGGGAAGTTAAAGTGTGATGTAGAAATGCTGGACACCAAGGGAGAGCTTATTGCCAGAGGAATATTTTCGGGCATTATTAAAAACGCGGGATTTAAGAAGTGA
- a CDS encoding SDR family oxidoreductase: MDTTLQFKGLWAIILGGSGGFGFASAEKLAAHGMNVAVVYREMAAADKQVRQRFAHLAAKNNVEVLPFNINALTDDGRTAFMNQFSAKAGYGNVKVLVHAIARGNLKSLTSAGDESTLTAEDIELTTYAMSNSLLDWANLLIGKKMFVENARIIGLTSEGSHKYWDGYAAVSMAKASLESLCTYMAVEYSKFKINTNVIQAGITDTFSLRKIPGHDQLIDMATKRNPYGRITQPQDVAKVVYLLCTDEANWINGSIIHVDGGEHCR; this comes from the coding sequence GTGGATACAACTTTACAATTTAAAGGTCTTTGGGCAATAATACTTGGCGGCTCCGGCGGCTTTGGATTCGCGTCTGCAGAAAAGCTGGCTGCCCATGGAATGAATGTTGCCGTTGTGTACCGTGAAATGGCTGCTGCAGATAAACAGGTGAGGCAAAGGTTTGCCCACTTAGCCGCGAAAAATAATGTGGAGGTGTTACCATTTAACATAAATGCCTTGACAGATGATGGACGCACCGCATTTATGAATCAATTCTCTGCAAAAGCGGGTTATGGAAATGTGAAGGTATTGGTACACGCGATAGCACGGGGTAACTTAAAGTCTTTAACCTCTGCAGGAGATGAAAGCACACTTACCGCCGAAGATATAGAGTTGACGACTTACGCCATGTCTAACAGTTTGCTGGATTGGGCTAACCTGCTCATCGGCAAAAAAATGTTCGTAGAAAATGCGCGTATTATTGGCTTAACCAGTGAAGGTTCGCACAAATACTGGGACGGATATGCGGCGGTATCAATGGCCAAAGCATCGCTCGAAAGTTTGTGCACTTATATGGCAGTAGAGTACAGCAAATTTAAGATCAACACCAACGTAATTCAGGCCGGGATTACCGACACTTTTTCGTTACGGAAAATCCCCGGACACGATCAATTGATTGACATGGCTACCAAACGCAACCCGTATGGCCGCATCACCCAGCCCCAAGATGTTGCTAAAGTTGTTTATCTTTTGTGCACTGATGAAGCAAACTGGATCAACGGTTCCATCATTCACGTAGACGGAGGAGAGCACTGCCGGTAG
- a CDS encoding nucleotide pyrophosphohydrolase produces the protein MTIDEAQTLVDNWIKTTGIRYFNELTNTAILMEEVGEVARIMARQYGEQSFKKPDTEVNLADEMADVLFVLICLANQTGINLADALEKNLQKKTIRDMDRHRNNEKLK, from the coding sequence ATGACGATAGATGAAGCCCAAACCCTTGTAGACAATTGGATTAAAACCACAGGTATCCGGTACTTTAACGAGCTGACTAATACCGCCATTTTGATGGAAGAGGTTGGTGAGGTGGCCCGCATTATGGCACGGCAATACGGCGAGCAGTCCTTCAAAAAACCTGATACAGAAGTTAACCTTGCCGACGAGATGGCTGATGTTTTATTCGTGCTGATCTGCCTGGCCAATCAAACCGGCATTAACCTTGCCGACGCGTTAGAGAAAAACCTCCAGAAGAAAACCATTCGTGATATGGACAGGCACCGCAACAATGAGAAGCTTAAGTAG
- the dtd gene encoding D-aminoacyl-tRNA deacylase codes for MRAVVQRVIEASCKVSGNITGEIGLGFLVLLGIEETDTDEDLQWLAQKIVNMRVFGDENALMNKALADVNGNILLISQFTLLAQTKKGNRPSFIRAARPEQAMPLYERMITELNKFLGKPVATGIFGADMKISLVNDGPVTIMMNTRDRDNY; via the coding sequence ATGAGAGCAGTTGTACAGCGAGTTATAGAAGCCAGTTGCAAGGTAAGCGGCAATATCACCGGTGAAATCGGCTTAGGTTTTTTAGTGCTGCTCGGCATCGAAGAAACAGATACCGATGAAGATCTGCAATGGCTTGCGCAAAAGATTGTGAACATGCGGGTTTTTGGCGATGAAAATGCCCTAATGAACAAAGCACTGGCAGATGTAAACGGAAATATCTTACTCATCTCGCAATTCACCTTACTTGCACAGACTAAAAAAGGCAACAGACCATCGTTTATCCGCGCGGCGAGACCGGAGCAAGCTATGCCTTTATATGAGCGGATGATTACCGAACTTAACAAGTTCCTTGGCAAACCCGTTGCTACAGGCATTTTCGGTGCGGACATGAAGATCAGTTTAGTTAATGATGGGCCGGTAACTATTATGATGAACACCCGGGACAGAGACAATTATTAA
- a CDS encoding acyl-CoA desaturase produces the protein MIILIFFLSHWFLSLFFQTFFLHRYASHKMFTTHKVTERIFHVMTFICQGSSFLNPRAYAIMHREHHAYSDTEKDPHSPHFFTDVFQMMWRTVLSFREHEKRLREPEARFKGNYPEWHLLDYYGSTYTSRIIFGLLYVAFYVVFATQWWMYLLLPIHFMMGPIHGAIVNWCGHKYGYANYDNNDKSKNTTPFDFLMLGELFQNNHHKHPNSANFGKRWFEIDPVYPVMKLMHWARIIKLRKPIYN, from the coding sequence GTGATCATTCTTATATTTTTCTTGTCGCACTGGTTCTTGTCGCTCTTTTTCCAGACATTTTTTCTGCATCGCTATGCGTCGCATAAGATGTTTACTACGCATAAAGTAACTGAGCGCATATTCCACGTGATGACCTTTATTTGCCAGGGCTCGTCGTTCTTAAACCCGCGCGCGTATGCCATTATGCACCGCGAACACCACGCTTACAGTGATACCGAAAAGGACCCGCACTCGCCGCACTTTTTTACAGATGTTTTCCAGATGATGTGGCGTACTGTTTTGAGTTTTCGCGAGCACGAAAAGCGATTGAGGGAGCCAGAGGCGCGTTTTAAAGGCAATTACCCCGAGTGGCATCTGCTGGACTATTATGGTTCTACCTATACCAGCCGCATCATCTTCGGCCTGTTATACGTAGCATTTTACGTGGTATTTGCTACACAATGGTGGATGTATTTGTTATTGCCGATCCACTTTATGATGGGCCCTATCCACGGCGCTATCGTAAACTGGTGCGGCCATAAATATGGCTATGCCAACTATGATAATAACGATAAGTCTAAGAACACTACCCCTTTCGACTTTTTGATGCTGGGCGAGTTATTTCAAAATAATCATCATAAGCACCCTAACAGCGCCAACTTTGGCAAACGCTGGTTCGAGATAGATCCTGTTTACCCAGTAATGAAGCTAATGCACTGGGCGCGGATCATTAAACTGCGTAAACCAATTTATAATTAG
- a CDS encoding pyridoxal phosphate-dependent aminotransferase: MKTSQLSQSLKGSEIIKIGNEINELRRKGEQIANLTIGDFDPSIYPIPSELREGIVDAYNHNQTNYPPADGIADLREQVSAFLKSKFGLYYQPNQILIASGSRPLIYSTFLALVDKGDRVVYPVPSWNNNHYCLLTGAEEVQVVTRAENNFMPTAAEIAPHLKGATLLALCSPLNPTGTMFEKKDLEEICDLIIEENKTRGANDKPLYIMYDQIYSQLTFGKEHVDPVSLRPELKDYTVYIDGISKCFAATGVRVGWGFGPEKLIGQMRSIVGHMGAWAPKAEQVATSEFIKTLQPVENYLKSFKNRIKSSLDTLFNGFQQLKAEGFAVDAIEPMGAIYLTVKVDYAGKTTPSGQKLESSADINFYLISEAKVALVPFSAFGAGGDVNWFRASVGASSQQEIEAMIPRIKTALAALN, translated from the coding sequence ATGAAAACATCACAACTTTCTCAAAGCTTAAAGGGGTCAGAGATCATCAAGATCGGTAATGAGATCAATGAATTGCGCCGCAAAGGTGAACAGATCGCAAACCTAACCATCGGCGATTTTGACCCATCAATCTATCCGATTCCGTCAGAGTTAAGAGAAGGTATTGTTGATGCTTATAATCACAATCAAACTAACTACCCGCCCGCGGATGGTATAGCAGATCTGCGCGAGCAGGTTTCCGCATTTTTAAAAAGCAAATTCGGGCTGTACTATCAGCCCAATCAAATATTGATCGCCAGCGGTTCGCGCCCGTTGATCTATTCAACGTTTCTGGCTTTGGTAGATAAAGGCGACAGGGTGGTTTACCCTGTACCGTCATGGAATAATAATCACTATTGCCTGCTTACCGGTGCAGAGGAAGTGCAGGTAGTTACCCGTGCCGAGAATAACTTTATGCCTACGGCAGCGGAGATTGCCCCGCACTTAAAAGGCGCAACCTTATTGGCATTGTGCTCGCCGTTGAACCCAACAGGCACCATGTTCGAGAAAAAGGACCTGGAAGAAATTTGCGATCTGATTATCGAAGAAAACAAGACACGCGGCGCGAATGATAAACCGCTGTACATTATGTATGACCAGATCTATTCGCAGCTTACCTTTGGTAAAGAGCATGTAGACCCGGTCAGCCTGCGCCCCGAGTTAAAAGACTACACCGTTTACATCGACGGTATCTCTAAATGCTTTGCAGCTACCGGTGTGCGTGTGGGTTGGGGTTTTGGTCCCGAAAAATTGATCGGGCAGATGCGCTCTATAGTTGGTCACATGGGCGCCTGGGCGCCAAAGGCAGAGCAGGTTGCTACCAGCGAGTTTATTAAGACACTTCAACCTGTTGAGAACTACCTTAAAAGCTTTAAAAACCGCATAAAATCAAGCCTGGATACTTTATTCAATGGCTTTCAGCAATTAAAGGCTGAAGGTTTTGCCGTTGACGCCATCGAACCGATGGGCGCCATTTATCTTACCGTTAAGGTTGACTACGCCGGTAAAACTACTCCGTCCGGACAAAAACTAGAGAGTTCTGCAGACATAAACTTCTATTTGATCAGTGAAGCCAAAGTTGCATTGGTGCCATTTTCTGCATTCGGTGCCGGAGGCGATGTAAACTGGTTCCGCGCTTCTGTGGGTGCCAGTTCACAGCAAGAGATTGAGGCGATGATACCACGTATCAAAACCGCTTTAGCCGCTTTGAACTAA
- a CDS encoding AI-2E family transporter → MSKTRTPGELHEPTTKKELTYIQKVWQTVAIIALLVIVILIARVAFNVLLMVLAGSLISIYFNGLSGIIQRRLRLKPGISLVISIVGSFAILGVLLWFMGTTIEQQIAQLIRSLPGTINNVKQKLSESPAGQQVLEALSSTNSQKMMGTVQSFFSTSFGVLGNLYIILLLSIFFTVSPALYTDGIILLFPPERKPVARHIISRISASLKGWVKSTILTMVVLATMISIGLTIMGIPAALVLGLFTGMLRLVPNFGAIIAMVPGTLLGLTEGTGTGIIVALIYIVSQTIVNNIVAPLVQKRMINMPPALTIISQVIMGTLSGGLGIILAVPLLAIVFILVEELYINKMEDGNVDDRPVVGEAPLLKHQ, encoded by the coding sequence GTGTCTAAAACCAGAACGCCCGGCGAACTGCACGAGCCGACAACCAAAAAAGAGCTAACCTACATTCAAAAGGTGTGGCAAACTGTTGCCATTATTGCGCTTTTGGTCATTGTAATTCTTATAGCGCGTGTTGCCTTCAATGTGTTGCTAATGGTCTTGGCGGGGTCGCTCATCTCTATTTACTTTAACGGGTTAAGCGGCATCATCCAACGGCGGTTACGTTTAAAACCTGGTATATCCCTGGTTATATCCATTGTTGGGTCGTTTGCTATTTTAGGTGTGCTATTGTGGTTTATGGGCACAACCATTGAGCAACAGATAGCCCAATTGATACGCAGCCTTCCGGGCACGATTAATAACGTTAAACAAAAACTGTCAGAATCACCTGCCGGGCAGCAGGTACTGGAGGCATTATCCAGCACTAACTCACAAAAAATGATGGGTACTGTGCAGAGTTTCTTCAGTACCAGTTTTGGCGTGTTGGGTAATCTTTATATCATCCTGTTGCTCAGTATTTTTTTTACAGTGAGTCCGGCGTTATATACAGATGGCATCATTTTACTGTTCCCTCCGGAACGTAAACCTGTTGCCCGGCACATCATTAGCAGGATAAGTGCCTCCTTAAAGGGTTGGGTAAAAAGCACTATACTCACCATGGTCGTTTTAGCCACCATGATCTCCATCGGGCTTACCATTATGGGTATACCTGCCGCTTTAGTATTGGGCTTGTTTACGGGCATGTTGCGCCTGGTACCAAACTTTGGTGCCATTATCGCTATGGTACCCGGAACCTTACTGGGCCTTACCGAAGGAACCGGGACAGGTATTATTGTCGCACTTATCTACATCGTATCGCAAACTATAGTTAACAACATTGTGGCACCGCTGGTGCAAAAGCGCATGATCAATATGCCCCCGGCACTAACCATCATCAGCCAGGTAATTATGGGAACATTGTCAGGCGGCTTAGGAATTATCCTTGCCGTGCCTTTACTGGCCATCGTTTTCATTTTGGTAGAAGAACTCTATATTAATAAAATGGAAGATGGCAATGTAGACGACCGGCCCGTAGTTGGTGAAGCACCCTTGCTAAAACATCAATAA
- a CDS encoding thiamine phosphate synthase: MKKYISRFHYLTQDLPNRSHAEQTQIACENGANWVQYRCMSKGDDELIAEINEVAAICDDWGATLILTNHYHLLDTVDAQGVHIEDFDADLVKIRKIIGDDKTLGASSTNPERLLFVQSLGVADYSGYGPFAHTDTKPNNKPLLGFQGYRNLEKLDIQIPVIAVGGIQVADVKLLMDTGIHGVAVSAAVNLAIDPGAAVKAIYQSVY; this comes from the coding sequence ATGAAGAAATACATCTCCCGTTTCCATTATCTAACGCAAGATCTACCAAATCGAAGTCATGCGGAGCAAACGCAAATAGCTTGCGAGAATGGTGCAAACTGGGTGCAGTATCGTTGCATGAGCAAAGGTGACGACGAGCTGATTGCAGAGATTAATGAGGTGGCCGCCATCTGTGATGATTGGGGTGCTACACTTATTCTAACCAACCATTATCATCTGCTTGACACGGTAGATGCGCAGGGCGTACACATCGAAGATTTTGATGCCGACCTGGTTAAGATCAGGAAAATTATTGGCGATGATAAAACATTAGGCGCGTCGTCAACCAATCCGGAACGATTACTGTTTGTGCAGTCTTTAGGCGTAGCCGACTATAGCGGTTACGGGCCGTTCGCCCATACTGATACCAAGCCCAACAATAAACCCCTCCTTGGTTTTCAAGGCTACCGGAACCTGGAAAAGTTAGACATTCAAATTCCTGTTATAGCCGTCGGCGGCATACAAGTGGCTGATGTTAAATTGTTAATGGATACCGGCATACACGGTGTTGCTGTATCCGCAGCCGTGAATTTAGCGATTGATCCGGGTGCTGCTGTCAAGGCGATCTACCAATCGGTTTATTGA